A genomic region of Methylobacterium durans contains the following coding sequences:
- a CDS encoding alpha/beta hydrolase: MQRTSTKRQALLSLAAVTFGATLPSVPHLAAWAAEQDPSKPTGREPIETESFRVPTQDPGIGLYVRNKHAAGMSAFPAEKILLYVHGATYPASTSFDLPLNGLSMMDYLADQGYDVYLVDLPGYGFSDRPAQMSAPAQDNAPFMRTADAARAVSSAVDAILTRRNADKLNLMGWSWGTSTMGLYTSQNNDKVNRLVLYAPQWLAKAPPNLGNAGPLGAYRSVSRDSAKDRWLKGVPESKRADLIPAGWFEQWADATWATDPVGAAQSPPALRAPNGIIADSQEYWQAGKPLYDPGLIRVPTLVIHAEWDADLPSYQAQEYFAHLTATPYKRFVELGEGTHTVMMEKNRMQFFREVGAFLNEVDPVALN, encoded by the coding sequence ATGCAGAGAACATCGACGAAACGCCAAGCCCTGCTCAGCCTCGCGGCCGTCACATTCGGCGCCACGCTGCCAAGCGTGCCCCATCTGGCCGCCTGGGCGGCCGAGCAGGACCCCTCCAAGCCGACGGGACGCGAGCCCATCGAGACCGAGAGCTTCCGCGTCCCGACGCAGGATCCTGGCATCGGACTCTACGTTCGGAATAAGCATGCGGCCGGCATGAGCGCGTTTCCGGCCGAGAAGATCCTCCTCTACGTTCACGGAGCGACCTATCCGGCTTCGACGTCGTTCGATCTGCCCCTCAACGGGCTCTCGATGATGGATTACCTCGCGGACCAGGGCTACGACGTCTACTTGGTCGACCTGCCCGGCTACGGCTTCTCCGACCGGCCGGCGCAGATGAGCGCGCCCGCGCAGGACAACGCGCCGTTCATGCGCACCGCCGACGCAGCGCGTGCCGTCAGCAGTGCGGTCGACGCCATCCTGACGCGGCGCAACGCGGACAAGCTCAACCTGATGGGCTGGTCATGGGGCACCTCGACGATGGGCCTCTACACCAGCCAGAACAATGACAAGGTGAACCGGCTGGTGCTCTACGCGCCGCAATGGCTTGCCAAGGCCCCCCCGAACCTCGGCAATGCCGGTCCGCTCGGCGCCTATCGCAGCGTCTCGCGGGACAGCGCGAAGGATCGCTGGCTCAAGGGTGTGCCGGAGAGCAAGAGGGCCGACCTGATCCCAGCCGGTTGGTTCGAGCAATGGGCGGATGCGACCTGGGCGACGGACCCTGTCGGCGCCGCGCAGAGCCCGCCCGCGCTGCGCGCACCCAACGGCATCATCGCGGATTCCCAGGAATATTGGCAGGCCGGCAAGCCGCTCTACGATCCTGGCCTGATCCGCGTGCCGACTCTGGTGATCCACGCGGAATGGGATGCGGATCTGCCGAGCTACCAGGCCCAGGAATATTTCGCGCACCTCACCGCCACGCCCTACAAGCGCTTCGTCGAGCTTGGCGAGGGCACGCATACGGTGATGATGGAGAAGAACCGCATGCAGTTCTTCCGCGAGGTCGGCGCCTTCCTGAACGAGGTCGATCCCGTCGCGCTGAATTGA
- a CDS encoding HAD family hydrolase has product MARLAARSRRPPLLGLLTAVPLLAAVALLAIVALPAAALGQPADPLPSWREGAVKRALVDFVGRVTREGGPDFVPLAERVAVFDNDGTLWTEQPVYVQAAFALDRIRALAPEHPEWTHTQPFRGVIEGDGHAVAAAGEKGVVQILAATHAGMTTDAFGQLVGDWLQTARHPRFDRPYDTLVYQPMLELLGHLRASGFKTFIVSGGGAEFMRVFAERAYGIPPEQAVGSSGATRFEAKAGGMPALVKEPTIEFVDDGPGKPSGINRFIGRRPILAFGNSDGDLQMLEWTAGGAGPRFLGLVQHTDAEREYAYDRQSRVGRLDRALDEAAGRGWSIVDMSRDWAVIFPPVPGGER; this is encoded by the coding sequence ATGGCTCGTCTGGCCGCACGATCGAGGCGCCCGCCGCTTCTCGGCCTCCTGACTGCCGTCCCGCTCCTGGCCGCCGTCGCGCTCCTGGCGATTGTCGCGCTCCCTGCCGCCGCCCTCGGCCAGCCCGCCGATCCGCTGCCATCCTGGCGCGAGGGAGCCGTGAAGCGGGCGCTCGTCGACTTCGTCGGGCGCGTCACCCGCGAGGGCGGCCCGGATTTCGTCCCATTGGCCGAGCGCGTCGCCGTCTTCGACAACGACGGCACCCTCTGGACGGAGCAGCCCGTCTACGTCCAGGCCGCCTTCGCCCTCGATCGGATCAGGGCGCTCGCGCCCGAGCATCCGGAATGGACGCACACGCAGCCGTTCAGGGGGGTCATCGAGGGTGATGGGCACGCCGTCGCGGCTGCCGGCGAGAAGGGCGTGGTCCAGATCCTGGCCGCCACGCATGCCGGCATGACCACGGACGCGTTCGGCCAGCTCGTCGGCGACTGGCTGCAGACCGCCCGCCATCCGCGGTTCGACCGGCCCTACGACACTCTCGTCTACCAACCGATGCTCGAGCTTCTCGGCCATCTGCGCGCCAGCGGGTTCAAGACCTTCATCGTCTCCGGCGGCGGGGCCGAGTTCATGCGCGTCTTCGCGGAGCGGGCCTACGGGATCCCGCCCGAGCAGGCGGTCGGCTCGTCCGGCGCGACCCGGTTCGAGGCGAAGGCGGGCGGCATGCCCGCGCTGGTCAAGGAACCGACGATCGAGTTCGTGGACGACGGACCCGGCAAGCCGTCCGGCATCAACCGCTTCATCGGGCGCCGTCCGATCCTCGCCTTCGGCAATTCGGACGGCGACCTGCAGATGCTGGAATGGACCGCTGGCGGTGCGGGCCCACGCTTCCTCGGCCTCGTCCAACACACCGATGCCGAGCGCGAATACGCCTACGACCGGCAGTCTCGTGTCGGGCGCCTCGACAGGGCCCTCGACGAGGCCGCGGGGCGGGGCTGGAGCATCGTCGACATGAGCCGGGACTGGGCGGTGATCTTCCCCCCTGTGCCGGGGGGCGAGCGATGA
- a CDS encoding formylglycine-generating enzyme family protein, which yields MVRLPGGVFGMGSDQHYPEEAPVHRVEVDGFWIDRTPVTNAEFRVFVRATGYVTMAERRPDPKDYPGALPHMLQPGSLVFKPPKGPVDLRDWSAWWRFKFGVHWRRPNGPGSSIAGLDEHPVVHVAYADAAAFAAWAGKDLPTEAEWEYAARGGLDGAAYAWGDELTPGGRHMANTWQGAFPHENRAEDGYERTSPVTAFPPNGYGLHDMIGNVWEWTSDFFAPRHPGEAPKACCVPQNPRGGREDESYDPAQPAIRIPRRVVKGGSHLCAPNYCRRYRPAARHPHPVDTSTSHIGFRCVKRREP from the coding sequence ATGGTCCGTCTGCCCGGGGGCGTCTTCGGCATGGGCTCGGACCAGCACTATCCGGAGGAAGCCCCGGTCCACCGCGTCGAGGTCGATGGATTCTGGATCGACCGCACCCCAGTGACCAACGCCGAGTTCCGCGTCTTCGTCCGCGCCACCGGCTACGTGACGATGGCCGAGCGGCGGCCGGACCCGAAGGACTATCCGGGCGCGCTGCCGCACATGCTGCAGCCCGGCTCGCTGGTGTTCAAGCCGCCCAAGGGACCGGTCGACCTGCGGGACTGGAGCGCGTGGTGGCGCTTCAAGTTCGGCGTGCACTGGCGGCGGCCCAACGGGCCCGGCTCCTCCATCGCCGGGCTCGACGAGCATCCGGTGGTGCACGTCGCCTACGCGGATGCCGCCGCCTTCGCGGCCTGGGCCGGCAAGGACCTGCCGACCGAGGCCGAATGGGAATACGCCGCGCGGGGCGGCCTCGACGGGGCCGCGTACGCCTGGGGGGACGAACTCACGCCCGGCGGCCGGCACATGGCCAATACCTGGCAAGGCGCCTTCCCGCACGAGAACCGGGCCGAGGACGGCTACGAGCGCACGTCCCCCGTCACCGCCTTCCCGCCGAACGGCTACGGACTACACGACATGATCGGCAATGTCTGGGAGTGGACGAGCGACTTCTTCGCGCCGCGGCACCCCGGCGAGGCCCCGAAGGCCTGCTGCGTCCCTCAGAACCCGCGCGGCGGGCGGGAGGACGAGAGCTACGACCCCGCCCAGCCCGCGATCCGGATCCCGCGACGGGTGGTGAAGGGCGGCTCGCACCTGTGCGCGCCGAACTATTGCCGCCGCTACCGGCCGGCCGCGCGCCACCCACACCCGGTCGACACCTCCACCAGCCACATCGGCTTCCGTTGCGTCAAAAGGAGAGAGCCATGA
- a CDS encoding hybrid sensor histidine kinase/response regulator, translating to MHAAPNPDPETLSREQLEAEVRLLRTQSASLAQMFEQAPSFIALLSGPDHRYTLTNAAYQRAIDHRAVTGRTVAEALPDAAAQGYVDLLDEVFRSGRPHRATGARFDVQAAPGGPVKERYLDFVYQPITDARGRVSGIFVEGHDVTERMLAEVALRENEARYRTLFESIEVGFCIVEMKFEGDRAVDYRIVEANPAFVQQTGADVAGKWVSEFAPDLERHWFDTYGRVALTGEPAHFEHYADVFGRWFDVRALRTGDPSAHRVAIFFSDITERRMMEARAEAGERELRLITDALPVLISFIGADHVYRFANKAYEDWFSVPAEEIVGRDVRDILGAEAYAARKSFLDRALAGEAVTFELDWPRRDGQPRVAEIRYLPRRSTDGHVDGFHVFVQDVTARKRTEAELARQVAARTAERDQVWQASSDLLCVANFDGYFVSLNPAWPRTLGWSEAEMKARPFLDFVHPDDIASTLAAANGLARGEAQLTFENRYRHKDGSDVWLSWNAVPRDGLIYASVRDVTEVKRQAEALAKTEEALRQSQKMEAVGQLTGGLAHDFNNLLAGISGSLELMQTRMTQGRMGDLDRYMTVAQGAAKRAAALTHRLLAFSRRQTLDPKPTNVNRLVKDMEELVRRTVGPAIHLEVVGLAGLWPALIDPGQLENALLNLCINARDAMPDGGRITIETANKWIDAAGARQHDMPPGQYLSVCVTDTGTGMAPELIEKVFEPFFTTKPTGEGTGLGLSMVYGFARQSGGQVRIYSEVGQGSTICLYLPRHYGEADEDDITRRLAEVGRAGQGETVLIVDDEPSVRMLVTEVLEDLGYTAIEAADSVAGLRVLQSDVRIDLLVTDVGLPGGMNGRQMADAGREWRPSLKVLFITGYAENAVLGNGYLRPGMQVLTKPFVLETLASRIKDLIAET from the coding sequence ATGCATGCTGCGCCCAATCCTGATCCGGAAACCCTGTCCCGCGAGCAGCTCGAAGCCGAGGTGCGTCTCCTGCGCACGCAATCCGCCTCGCTCGCGCAGATGTTCGAGCAAGCCCCGAGCTTCATCGCGCTCCTGAGCGGGCCGGATCATCGCTACACGCTGACGAACGCTGCCTACCAGCGGGCCATCGACCATCGCGCGGTGACCGGCAGGACCGTGGCGGAGGCTCTGCCGGACGCGGCCGCCCAGGGCTACGTCGACCTGCTCGACGAGGTCTTCCGCTCCGGCCGGCCGCACAGGGCGACGGGCGCGCGATTCGACGTCCAGGCCGCGCCGGGCGGACCCGTCAAGGAGCGCTACCTCGACTTCGTGTACCAGCCGATCACCGACGCACGGGGTCGGGTCAGCGGCATCTTCGTCGAGGGCCACGACGTCACCGAGCGCATGCTGGCCGAGGTCGCCCTGCGAGAGAACGAGGCGCGCTACCGCACGCTCTTCGAGAGCATCGAGGTCGGGTTCTGCATCGTCGAGATGAAGTTCGAGGGCGACCGTGCCGTCGACTACCGCATCGTGGAGGCCAACCCCGCCTTCGTGCAGCAGACCGGCGCCGACGTCGCCGGCAAGTGGGTGAGCGAGTTCGCGCCCGACTTGGAGCGTCACTGGTTCGACACCTACGGCCGCGTCGCCCTGACAGGCGAGCCCGCCCATTTCGAGCACTACGCGGATGTGTTCGGCCGCTGGTTCGACGTGCGGGCCTTGCGGACCGGGGACCCTTCCGCGCACCGCGTCGCGATCTTCTTCTCGGACATCACCGAGCGGAGGATGATGGAGGCGCGCGCGGAGGCGGGCGAGCGCGAACTCCGCCTCATCACGGACGCCCTGCCGGTCCTGATCTCCTTCATCGGTGCGGACCACGTCTACCGCTTCGCCAACAAGGCCTACGAAGACTGGTTTTCGGTGCCTGCCGAGGAGATCGTCGGCCGAGATGTCCGGGACATCCTCGGTGCCGAGGCCTACGCCGCGCGCAAGTCCTTCTTGGACCGTGCCCTCGCGGGCGAGGCGGTCACATTCGAGTTGGACTGGCCGCGTCGCGATGGGCAACCGCGCGTCGCCGAGATCCGCTACCTTCCCCGCCGGTCCACGGATGGCCACGTCGACGGCTTCCACGTGTTCGTTCAGGACGTGACCGCGCGCAAGCGGACGGAAGCCGAGCTCGCGCGCCAGGTCGCCGCCCGCACGGCCGAGCGCGACCAGGTCTGGCAGGCTTCCTCGGACCTGCTCTGCGTTGCCAATTTCGACGGCTACTTCGTCAGCCTCAACCCGGCTTGGCCCAGGACGCTGGGCTGGAGCGAAGCCGAGATGAAGGCGAGGCCGTTCCTCGATTTCGTGCATCCCGACGACATCGCATCGACCCTGGCGGCGGCGAACGGTCTGGCGCGCGGCGAGGCCCAGCTCACCTTCGAGAACCGCTACCGCCACAAGGACGGCAGCGACGTCTGGCTGTCCTGGAATGCGGTGCCGCGCGACGGACTGATCTACGCCTCCGTGCGCGACGTGACCGAGGTCAAGCGCCAGGCGGAGGCCCTCGCCAAGACCGAGGAAGCCCTGCGCCAATCCCAGAAAATGGAGGCGGTCGGCCAGCTCACGGGCGGTCTGGCGCACGACTTCAACAATCTGCTGGCGGGCATCTCCGGCTCGCTGGAACTCATGCAGACCCGGATGACCCAGGGGCGGATGGGCGACCTCGACCGCTACATGACGGTCGCCCAGGGGGCAGCCAAGCGCGCCGCCGCCCTGACCCACCGCCTGCTCGCCTTCTCTCGGCGCCAGACGCTCGATCCCAAGCCGACGAACGTGAACCGCTTGGTCAAGGACATGGAGGAGCTGGTTCGGCGCACCGTCGGCCCGGCCATCCATCTGGAGGTCGTCGGCCTCGCGGGGCTGTGGCCGGCGCTCATCGACCCCGGTCAGCTGGAGAACGCGCTGCTGAACCTCTGCATCAACGCGCGGGACGCCATGCCGGACGGTGGCCGCATCACCATCGAGACCGCCAACAAGTGGATCGACGCGGCCGGGGCCCGCCAGCACGACATGCCGCCGGGGCAGTATCTCAGCGTCTGCGTCACCGACACCGGCACGGGTATGGCGCCGGAGCTCATCGAGAAGGTGTTCGAGCCCTTCTTCACCACCAAGCCGACTGGTGAGGGCACGGGCCTCGGCCTGTCGATGGTCTACGGCTTCGCCCGCCAGTCCGGCGGGCAGGTCCGAATCTATTCCGAGGTCGGCCAGGGCTCGACAATCTGCCTCTACCTGCCACGCCATTACGGCGAGGCCGACGAGGACGACATCACGCGCAGGCTCGCCGAGGTCGGTCGCGCCGGCCAGGGCGAGACGGTGTTGATCGTGGACGACGAGCCCTCGGTGCGCATGCTGGTCACCGAAGTGCTGGAGGATCTCGGCTACACCGCAATCGAGGCCGCCGACAGCGTAGCCGGCCTGAGGGTGCTGCAGTCGGACGTGCGCATCGACCTGCTGGTGACCGACGTGGGACTTCCGGGCGGCATGAACGGGCGTCAGATGGCCGATGCCGGCCGCGAATGGCGGCCGAGCCTGAAGGTGCTGTTCATCACCGGCTACGCCGAGAACGCGGTGCTCGGGAACGGCTATCTCCGGCCCGGGATGCAGGTCCTCACGAAACCGTTCGTGCTGGAGACGCTCGCCTCGCGCATCAAGGACCTCATCGCCGAGACCTGA
- a CDS encoding ester cyclase, whose amino-acid sequence MAADQHAALIRAYIDEVFNGHRLDGVGRYWDDALTSHWLGMETIHGLPAWRSAMEAFFAAFPNAAYTLDDMFFAGRQGVWRGHWQATQQGEWQGIAASGRNVTWTVIIIGRFAGGKLIEDWVELDRLGLFQQLGCIPTGSSAG is encoded by the coding sequence ATGGCAGCAGACCAGCACGCGGCGTTGATCCGGGCCTACATCGACGAGGTCTTCAACGGGCACCGTCTGGACGGGGTGGGACGGTACTGGGACGACGCTCTGACATCGCACTGGCTGGGCATGGAGACGATCCATGGCCTGCCCGCTTGGCGCTCGGCGATGGAGGCCTTCTTCGCGGCCTTTCCGAACGCCGCCTACACCCTGGACGACATGTTCTTCGCCGGCAGGCAAGGCGTCTGGCGTGGGCACTGGCAGGCGACCCAGCAGGGCGAATGGCAGGGGATCGCCGCGTCCGGCCGCAACGTGACATGGACCGTGATCATCATCGGGCGTTTTGCCGGCGGCAAGCTGATCGAGGATTGGGTCGAACTGGACCGGCTCGGCCTCTTCCAGCAACTCGGATGCATTCCGACCGGGTCTTCGGCGGGCTAG
- a CDS encoding thiol-disulfide oxidoreductase DCC family protein, with amino-acid sequence MPDVAPIDTAQAPPSGRQPVRPDAGGPIIVYDGFCGMCSLVVRFALWADGERARLRFAPAQSTAGAAFYEILPSGFSPDETFLHVADGIVLTKGKAVRALLNGLGLPWSLLARAMGFLPIRWIDRGYDIVARNRYRIWGRRESCRRPPPGTEARFLA; translated from the coding sequence ATGCCAGACGTTGCCCCGATCGACACCGCTCAAGCTCCGCCGAGCGGTCGGCAGCCGGTCCGGCCCGACGCGGGCGGTCCCATCATCGTCTATGACGGTTTCTGTGGAATGTGCTCCCTGGTGGTGCGTTTCGCCCTCTGGGCGGACGGGGAGAGGGCAAGGCTCCGGTTCGCCCCTGCACAATCGACGGCCGGCGCAGCCTTCTACGAGATCCTCCCGAGCGGGTTCAGCCCGGACGAGACGTTTCTCCATGTCGCCGATGGCATCGTCCTGACGAAGGGAAAGGCCGTCCGGGCGCTCCTGAACGGCCTCGGGCTGCCCTGGAGCCTGCTCGCCCGGGCGATGGGTTTCCTGCCGATCCGGTGGATCGACCGAGGGTACGATATCGTCGCGCGCAACCGCTACCGGATCTGGGGCCGGCGGGAGAGCTGCAGACGTCCTCCGCCTGGGACGGAGGCAAGATTCCTCGCATGA
- a CDS encoding xanthine dehydrogenase family protein molybdopterin-binding subunit, whose translation MDAKNAAEPTVLGRPHIRVEGYEKVTGTAVYASDTRDGSVAHAALVTSAIACGRITGFDRSAAEAMPGLLGIFTHRDFADAVAPVPHLMAGGYVNSAHRPLASDRIAYAGQIVALVVGRTQEAAARAAALLQVRYEAEPAAGTFDDPGAEIVRLADLKPHYEDIAKGDPDAAWPSAAARIAARYETPVQHHNPIELFTTRCAWHGDTLTVHEPARYIGAVQHGLAAQLGMDPARIRVISGLIGGHFGSKFGLSQHTALIALAAKRIGCPVSLVPTRRQCFTIADYRPESRHHIRLAADRDGRFTALVHEADVITSRFDPFAMEGADVTASLYACPAIRTEERAVRVDRNTPGPMRAPPEVPYLFALESAVDEMAWELGLDPIALRRRNETATDPISGKPFSTRPLMACFEAAASAFGWARRAPRGDRLRDGPWQVGLGCASSVRPVKIAAATMRLRLFADGSAEVATAHHEIGNGITTLLAMGIADRLGIPVERVRVRLGDTDLPPAGISGGSSTTTSLMNTLVLGCDRLCAQLKQVATTSGRPLAGCDPGSLRLAGGALAAADGRTLALGAAAGLQDPAGIEILAEFVPPGATAKALEDLRAGHIGLTIGGDALSWGFGAQFAEVHVHADTGEIRVARLTGAFAAGRILNPLTARSQLVGGMIWGLGSALLEETILDGATYRNPDLAEYLVPTAADVGVVEALLVPDPDAIVNPLGVKGLGELGIIGVNAAIANAIHHATGRRIRRLPIRIEDLA comes from the coding sequence ATGGATGCGAAGAACGCGGCCGAGCCGACGGTGCTCGGGCGCCCGCACATCCGGGTTGAGGGATACGAAAAGGTCACGGGCACGGCGGTCTACGCATCCGATACACGCGACGGGAGTGTCGCTCACGCGGCACTCGTCACCAGCGCGATCGCGTGCGGGCGCATCACTGGCTTCGACCGATCGGCGGCCGAAGCGATGCCGGGTCTCCTCGGAATCTTCACGCACCGGGATTTCGCGGATGCCGTCGCTCCGGTGCCGCACCTGATGGCGGGCGGCTACGTCAACAGCGCGCACAGGCCGCTCGCCTCGGACCGCATCGCCTATGCCGGTCAGATCGTCGCGCTCGTCGTCGGCCGGACGCAGGAGGCAGCTGCACGGGCGGCCGCCCTATTGCAGGTCCGCTACGAAGCCGAGCCGGCCGCCGGGACCTTCGACGATCCGGGCGCCGAGATCGTGCGGCTCGCCGACCTGAAGCCCCATTATGAGGACATCGCCAAGGGCGATCCCGACGCCGCCTGGCCGAGCGCCGCCGCGCGGATCGCGGCGCGCTACGAGACGCCGGTCCAGCATCACAATCCGATCGAGCTGTTCACCACCCGCTGCGCCTGGCACGGCGACACGCTCACCGTGCACGAGCCGGCCCGCTACATCGGGGCTGTGCAGCACGGCCTGGCCGCGCAGCTCGGCATGGATCCGGCCCGCATCCGCGTGATCTCGGGCCTCATCGGCGGGCATTTCGGCTCGAAGTTCGGTCTGTCGCAGCACACTGCCCTGATCGCGCTCGCCGCGAAGCGCATCGGGTGCCCGGTCTCGCTGGTGCCGACCCGGCGGCAATGCTTCACCATCGCGGATTATCGACCCGAATCGCGCCACCATATCCGCCTCGCCGCCGATCGCGACGGGCGCTTCACGGCCCTGGTCCACGAGGCCGACGTGATCACGTCGCGCTTCGATCCGTTCGCGATGGAGGGGGCGGACGTGACCGCGAGCCTCTACGCGTGCCCGGCCATCCGCACCGAGGAGCGCGCTGTCCGGGTCGATCGCAACACGCCGGGGCCGATGCGAGCGCCGCCGGAGGTGCCCTACCTGTTCGCCCTGGAGAGCGCCGTCGACGAGATGGCCTGGGAATTGGGGCTGGATCCGATCGCGCTGCGCCGCCGCAACGAGACCGCCACCGATCCCATCAGCGGCAAGCCATTCTCGACGCGGCCGCTGATGGCCTGTTTCGAGGCGGCGGCGTCCGCCTTCGGATGGGCGCGCCGGGCACCGCGCGGCGACCGGCTGCGCGACGGGCCCTGGCAGGTCGGGCTGGGCTGCGCGTCCTCCGTGCGGCCCGTGAAGATCGCCGCGGCGACGATGCGGCTGCGGCTGTTCGCGGATGGGTCCGCCGAGGTCGCGACCGCCCATCACGAGATCGGCAACGGTATCACGACGCTCCTCGCGATGGGCATCGCCGACCGGCTCGGCATTCCGGTGGAGCGGGTCCGGGTACGCCTCGGCGACACCGACCTGCCGCCGGCAGGCATCTCGGGCGGGTCGAGCACCACGACGAGCCTGATGAACACGTTGGTGCTCGGCTGCGACCGCCTCTGCGCGCAGCTGAAGCAGGTTGCGACGACATCGGGACGGCCGTTGGCAGGCTGCGATCCGGGCAGCCTGCGCCTTGCGGGTGGTGCGCTCGCGGCGGCGGACGGCCGCACGCTGGCGCTCGGCGCAGCAGCCGGTCTCCAGGATCCCGCAGGCATCGAGATTCTGGCGGAGTTCGTGCCCCCTGGCGCGACGGCGAAGGCGCTGGAGGATCTGCGTGCCGGTCATATCGGCCTGACGATCGGTGGCGATGCCCTGTCCTGGGGCTTCGGCGCCCAGTTCGCGGAAGTGCACGTCCATGCCGACACGGGTGAGATCCGCGTGGCGCGCCTCACCGGCGCCTTCGCGGCGGGTCGCATCCTCAACCCGCTCACCGCGCGGAGCCAGCTCGTCGGCGGCATGATCTGGGGCCTCGGCTCCGCGCTTCTGGAGGAGACCATCCTCGACGGCGCAACCTACCGTAACCCGGATTTGGCCGAGTACCTCGTGCCCACCGCCGCGGATGTCGGCGTGGTCGAGGCTTTGCTGGTGCCGGACCCGGACGCGATCGTGAATCCGCTCGGGGTGAAGGGGCTCGGCGAGCTCGGCATCATCGGCGTCAACGCGGCGATCGCCAACGCAATCCACCACGCCACCGGCCGCCGCATCCGCCGCCTGCCGATCCGCATCGAGGATCTGGCCTGA
- a CDS encoding GCG_CRPN prefix-to-repeats domain-containing protein — MKPLRLTMLAALVFGALLGMGRIETGGVGVGTAEAAGGCGPGFHRGPYGACRPNYYGGYYGPRYGYGYRGGVVYGRGAYGYRGGYYGRRVYGGRGYRGGAVYGRRAAGFRAGGFHGGRGFRGGGGRFRR; from the coding sequence ATGAAACCCTTGCGGCTGACGATGCTGGCTGCCCTCGTGTTCGGGGCTCTCCTCGGGATGGGCCGGATCGAGACGGGCGGTGTCGGCGTGGGAACGGCCGAGGCTGCGGGAGGCTGCGGACCCGGTTTCCACCGCGGGCCCTACGGAGCCTGCCGTCCGAACTACTACGGTGGCTATTACGGCCCCCGCTACGGTTACGGCTACCGCGGTGGCGTCGTCTACGGACGCGGCGCCTACGGGTATCGCGGCGGATATTATGGTCGGCGGGTCTATGGTGGGCGCGGCTATCGTGGCGGCGCGGTCTACGGGCGGCGCGCCGCCGGCTTCCGCGCTGGCGGCTTCCACGGCGGCCGCGGGTTCCGCGGAGGCGGCGGCCGCTTCCGTCGTTAG